In the Natronobacterium texcoconense genome, one interval contains:
- a CDS encoding serine hydrolase domain-containing protein, whose protein sequence is MIRATIVLAITISLLVAGVAGPVTATASGSIDAAAPSQEVDGEPVFDDPDELEAFVDDVVAEQREEHDVPGVTVSVVEGEETVLAKGYGDADAATGTPVEANETAFMVGSVSKLVTWTAVMQGVEDGKLDLDEDVNTYLENSEVEVPEAYDEPVTLRHLGTHTTGFDPALVPGIVEDGEEVTSLETALAENEPDRIEPPGETVAYSNYGTVLAGHVVAEAYETTFEEYVQSEVFEPLEMDHSTFAQPVPEDHPGELAAPHEPTGEPADRTYINWRPAGSMSATATDMATFTSAHLEDGAVDDARILELETVETMHDTHHERHEAVNDWRYGFYEYGAADTDLVAHSGGTMHETTKLVLAPEDDVGIFVSYNVRNQVAPPNVVVDAILGEYGLQPEPETPEDGELADGASDRAETLAGEYRASMVPSSGPEQVVDPMVRLSVDAASDGTLESDTLGMDEREWVEVEPYVYHEVDGHDVLVFEVEDGEVEALHRNSMPMLTYEPVPTHERTIVVGGLAGIALVGFALSLVGWIGLAGWRRVRGWRTETAPSRSGRTASGSFRDTLENRLRRPSWLARAAGIALPVLSLAFVAGFLWGFALDEEFAFVTMPVPFRVALSLPPLVGVVTAATVVGTVVAWQRGYWSRRARIHQTLLAVLGLAFCWVLLEFGFFGV, encoded by the coding sequence GTGATCCGAGCGACGATCGTTCTGGCAATCACCATTTCGTTGCTCGTTGCAGGTGTCGCCGGTCCAGTGACGGCCACTGCCAGTGGATCGATCGATGCCGCCGCACCCAGTCAGGAGGTCGACGGGGAACCGGTGTTCGACGATCCCGACGAACTCGAGGCGTTCGTCGACGACGTCGTGGCCGAACAGCGCGAGGAACACGACGTCCCAGGCGTGACGGTCTCCGTCGTCGAGGGTGAGGAGACCGTCCTCGCGAAAGGATACGGCGATGCAGATGCAGCGACTGGCACTCCCGTAGAGGCAAACGAGACGGCGTTTATGGTCGGTTCGGTGAGCAAACTCGTGACCTGGACCGCCGTGATGCAGGGCGTCGAAGACGGGAAACTCGATCTCGACGAAGACGTCAACACTTACCTCGAGAATTCCGAGGTCGAGGTTCCAGAAGCGTACGACGAACCCGTGACCCTTCGTCACCTCGGGACTCACACCACTGGTTTCGATCCGGCGCTCGTTCCAGGGATCGTCGAGGATGGCGAGGAGGTGACGTCGCTCGAGACTGCGCTGGCCGAGAACGAACCCGACCGGATCGAACCGCCGGGCGAAACCGTCGCCTACTCCAACTACGGCACGGTACTCGCCGGTCACGTCGTCGCAGAAGCCTACGAGACGACGTTCGAGGAGTACGTCCAGTCGGAGGTCTTCGAACCGCTCGAGATGGACCACAGTACGTTCGCTCAGCCGGTTCCCGAGGACCACCCCGGCGAACTCGCGGCCCCACACGAACCGACCGGTGAACCGGCGGATCGCACGTACATCAACTGGCGGCCCGCCGGCTCGATGAGCGCGACGGCGACCGATATGGCGACGTTCACGAGCGCGCACCTCGAGGACGGTGCCGTCGACGACGCTCGCATCCTCGAGTTGGAGACGGTCGAGACGATGCACGATACCCACCACGAACGTCACGAGGCGGTCAACGACTGGCGGTACGGCTTCTACGAGTACGGTGCCGCCGATACTGATCTCGTCGCCCACTCCGGTGGGACGATGCACGAAACGACCAAACTCGTCTTGGCACCCGAGGATGACGTGGGTATCTTCGTGAGTTACAACGTCCGGAATCAGGTTGCGCCCCCGAACGTGGTCGTCGACGCTATCCTGGGGGAGTACGGCCTCCAGCCCGAACCGGAGACGCCCGAGGACGGGGAGTTAGCCGATGGTGCGAGCGATCGAGCCGAGACGCTCGCGGGCGAGTACCGGGCGTCGATGGTCCCCTCGTCCGGTCCCGAGCAGGTCGTCGATCCGATGGTTCGCCTCTCGGTCGACGCAGCTAGCGACGGAACCCTCGAGAGCGATACGCTCGGCATGGACGAACGGGAGTGGGTCGAAGTCGAGCCGTACGTTTACCACGAGGTCGACGGCCACGACGTCCTCGTCTTCGAGGTCGAGGACGGCGAGGTCGAGGCCCTGCATCGAAACAGTATGCCGATGCTGACCTACGAACCGGTTCCGACTCACGAGCGAACGATCGTCGTCGGTGGTCTCGCCGGCATCGCACTCGTCGGCTTCGCACTGTCACTCGTCGGCTGGATCGGACTCGCCGGCTGGCGACGCGTGCGCGGCTGGCGGACGGAAACCGCCCCGTCCCGATCCGGGCGGACAGCCTCCGGTTCGTTCCGCGACACGCTCGAGAACCGCCTCCGACGACCGTCGTGGCTCGCCCGCGCCGCTGGCATCGCGCTCCCTGTCCTCTCGCTCGCGTTCGTCGCGGGGTTCCTGTGGGGATTCGCGCTCGACGAGGAGTTCGCCTTCGTAACGATGCCGGTGCCGTTCCGCGTCGCGCTCTCGCTGCCACCGCTCGTGGGCGTGGTGACCGCCGCGACCGTCGTCGGGACCGTCGTCGCGTGGCAGCGTGGCTACTGGTCCCGGCGAGCACGAATCCACCAGACGCTACTCGCAGTGCTCGGACTCGCGTTCTGCTGGGTGTTACTCGAGTTCGGGTTCTTCGGCGTGTGA
- a CDS encoding amidohydrolase family protein, producing MGSPAVLEEPRAIDMHAHQPTSEFLHDAGGQMMRDAADRFGTDLETDTYDNMLEEYRDAGVGRAVLLGWDAETNTGNPPVPNDYVAEVRDEYDDFFVGFGSVDPLKDDCVEEAIRCVEDLDLSGFKFQQIAQGFDPSDPEHEELWETIEDLGAPVVFHGGNSTLGACSPGGRGLKIKYGNPMLIDDVAANHPDLQILIAHPAYPWEKEQLAICQQKGNVYMDLSGWMPRYIDDQVLHYAKTLLTDKVMFGTDYPMLEPKPWLEQFAELEFDEDVQRKILWENAEEFLEIAT from the coding sequence ATGGGTTCGCCTGCAGTGCTCGAGGAGCCACGCGCAATCGACATGCACGCTCACCAGCCGACCAGCGAATTTCTCCACGACGCTGGCGGCCAGATGATGCGAGATGCCGCCGACAGGTTCGGAACGGACCTCGAAACCGACACGTACGACAACATGCTCGAGGAGTATCGCGACGCCGGCGTCGGCCGCGCGGTTTTGCTCGGGTGGGACGCCGAGACGAACACTGGAAATCCACCGGTCCCCAACGACTACGTCGCCGAGGTTCGCGACGAGTACGACGACTTCTTCGTCGGGTTCGGTTCCGTCGATCCCCTCAAGGACGACTGCGTCGAGGAGGCGATCCGCTGCGTCGAGGATCTGGACCTCTCGGGGTTCAAGTTCCAGCAGATCGCCCAGGGGTTCGACCCCTCCGATCCCGAACACGAGGAACTGTGGGAGACGATCGAGGATCTGGGCGCGCCCGTCGTCTTCCACGGCGGTAACTCGACGCTCGGTGCGTGTTCGCCGGGCGGTCGCGGCCTGAAGATCAAGTACGGCAACCCCATGCTGATCGACGACGTGGCGGCGAACCATCCCGACCTGCAGATCCTCATCGCCCACCCAGCGTATCCCTGGGAGAAAGAACAGCTCGCCATCTGCCAGCAGAAGGGCAACGTCTACATGGACCTCTCGGGCTGGATGCCCCGGTACATCGACGATCAGGTACTCCACTACGCGAAGACGCTGCTCACGGACAAGGTTATGTTCGGCACCGACTACCCAATGCTCGAGCCGAAACCGTGGCTCGAGCAGTTCGCCGAACTCGAGTTCGACGAGGACGTACAGCGGAAAATCCTCTGGGAGAACGCCGAGGAATTTCTCGAGATAGCCACGTAG
- a CDS encoding aldehyde ferredoxin oxidoreductase family protein → MKHVRGPLCTIDLDDRTVDTESIDDVLESTIGGRALGTTLAHDRIPFDADPLGSENRLFLATGPLQHSTMSFTGRMSATGLSPLTDGLLSSNAGGFLSRNFTATGYSAVEVTGASDELVIVHVTDDGVEYEAVPELEEATVSETCEYIESEHGLESEHTVVVGPAGENEVRFASIMTSKERAFGRGGLGAVLGSKNVKAITFDGDSTREVEIPPLQSEVHGEAAQADHIMKRQGTTSVAEYANTVEALPTRYFSELSYEHIDDISGDRVEEKKYKKGTCSACAFACKLPTKDEETDLETEGPEYETLMAFGSNSGVDDIVDVMKSNKLCDEFGLDTISAGDVVAAYLASEDEFGNAELIHDLVEKIAHREGIGDQLAEGVDRIHDDLGVENWTVKGMEFSAHDGRTLNGQGLGFATANRGADHMYGEFYPYEYPLVDADDAFDKKGLEGKPPKLVELENLNAVKDSAVLCKFSRDFVSPERLETLLDAEYEELLEVGGEVVALERHFNNQRGFDREDDQVPYEIPGFEAGLDEYYDERGWNEDGTVPADQIGGSGATPADD, encoded by the coding sequence ATGAAACACGTACGCGGACCGCTGTGTACGATCGACCTCGACGACCGAACCGTCGACACGGAGTCGATCGACGACGTCCTCGAGTCGACTATCGGTGGCCGTGCGCTCGGGACGACACTCGCCCACGATCGGATCCCGTTCGACGCCGATCCGCTCGGCTCCGAGAACCGCCTCTTTCTCGCGACGGGGCCGCTCCAGCACTCCACGATGAGCTTTACGGGCCGGATGTCCGCGACGGGGCTCTCGCCGCTGACCGACGGCCTGCTCTCCTCGAACGCTGGCGGCTTCCTCTCGCGAAACTTCACCGCGACGGGGTACAGCGCCGTCGAGGTCACCGGCGCGAGCGACGAACTCGTGATCGTCCACGTCACCGACGACGGCGTCGAATACGAGGCAGTCCCAGAACTCGAGGAGGCGACCGTCTCAGAAACGTGCGAGTACATCGAATCGGAGCACGGCCTGGAGTCCGAACACACGGTCGTCGTCGGACCCGCAGGCGAGAACGAGGTCCGCTTTGCCTCGATCATGACCTCGAAGGAACGGGCGTTCGGTCGCGGCGGTCTCGGCGCAGTCCTGGGATCGAAGAACGTGAAGGCGATCACGTTCGACGGCGACTCGACCCGCGAGGTCGAGATTCCGCCGCTCCAGTCCGAAGTCCACGGCGAGGCAGCCCAAGCCGACCACATCATGAAACGCCAGGGGACGACCTCCGTCGCCGAGTACGCCAACACGGTCGAAGCCCTGCCGACGCGGTACTTCTCGGAACTCTCCTACGAGCACATCGACGACATCAGCGGCGACCGCGTCGAAGAGAAGAAGTACAAGAAAGGGACCTGCTCGGCCTGTGCGTTTGCCTGCAAACTCCCGACGAAGGACGAGGAGACCGACCTCGAGACCGAAGGTCCCGAGTACGAGACGCTGATGGCGTTCGGTTCGAACTCGGGCGTCGACGACATCGTCGACGTGATGAAGTCCAACAAACTCTGCGACGAGTTCGGACTCGACACTATCTCGGCCGGCGACGTCGTCGCGGCCTACCTCGCCAGCGAGGACGAGTTCGGCAACGCCGAGTTGATCCACGACCTCGTCGAGAAAATCGCCCACCGCGAGGGGATTGGCGACCAGCTCGCGGAGGGAGTCGACCGCATCCACGACGACCTCGGCGTCGAGAACTGGACGGTCAAAGGAATGGAGTTCTCCGCCCACGACGGCCGCACGCTCAACGGGCAGGGACTCGGTTTCGCCACCGCAAACCGCGGCGCAGACCACATGTACGGCGAGTTCTATCCCTACGAGTACCCGCTGGTCGACGCCGACGACGCCTTCGACAAGAAAGGACTCGAGGGCAAACCGCCGAAACTCGTCGAACTCGAGAACCTCAACGCCGTCAAGGACAGCGCCGTGCTCTGCAAGTTCTCGCGGGACTTCGTGAGTCCGGAGCGACTCGAGACGCTGCTGGACGCCGAGTACGAGGAATTGCTCGAGGTCGGCGGCGAGGTTGTCGCGCTCGAGCGCCACTTCAACAACCAGCGTGGCTTCGACCGCGAGGACGATCAGGTTCCCTACGAGATTCCGGGCTTCGAAGCGGGTCTCGACGAGTACTACGACGAACGCGGCTGGAACGAGGACGGTACCGTTCCGGCCGATCAAATCGGAGGATCAGGCGCGACACCGGCCGACGACTGA
- a CDS encoding IclR family transcriptional regulator, with translation MAIDSSHRPVETVETAFDVVDTLKREGNAGVSELADELGLAKSTVHRHVKTLESRGLLVQEDGGYRISTWFLDYGVYARNRHPLFDVAKPKVDELADETDEKVWCVVEEHGMGVHIYGAEGRHSVKTHARIGKRTPLHQFAAGKAIMAHLPDERVETILERHGLPGQTAETITDRAALFDRLESIRDRGYAFNREESVVGVHAVGAPITDEDGASIGALSIAGPANRLRGDLMADELPDLLLGATNEIEINLAHR, from the coding sequence ATGGCAATCGACTCGAGTCATCGACCGGTCGAAACCGTCGAAACCGCGTTCGACGTCGTCGATACGCTCAAACGCGAGGGGAACGCAGGCGTGTCCGAACTCGCCGACGAACTCGGACTCGCGAAGAGTACGGTACACAGACACGTCAAGACGCTCGAGTCTCGAGGACTGCTCGTCCAGGAGGACGGTGGCTACCGAATCAGTACCTGGTTTCTCGACTACGGGGTGTACGCCCGGAACCGGCATCCGCTGTTCGACGTCGCGAAGCCGAAGGTCGACGAGCTCGCAGACGAGACCGACGAGAAGGTCTGGTGCGTCGTCGAGGAACACGGCATGGGCGTCCACATCTACGGTGCAGAGGGCCGCCACTCGGTGAAGACCCACGCCCGGATCGGCAAACGGACACCTCTCCACCAGTTTGCGGCCGGAAAAGCGATCATGGCGCATCTCCCCGACGAGCGCGTCGAGACGATCCTCGAACGACACGGACTCCCCGGCCAGACCGCCGAGACGATCACCGACCGGGCGGCACTGTTCGATCGACTCGAGTCGATTCGCGACCGCGGCTACGCGTTCAACCGGGAGGAGTCGGTCGTCGGCGTGCACGCCGTGGGAGCGCCGATCACGGACGAAGACGGGGCCTCGATCGGTGCGCTCAGTATCGCCGGCCCCGCCAACCGTCTTCGCGGCGACTTGATGGCCGACGAACTCCCGGACCTCCTACTCGGTGCGACAAACGAGATCGAGATCAATCTCGCACACCGCTGA
- a CDS encoding EthD domain-containing protein, which yields MYKHVALLVRQDGMSHEEFVDYWQENHTPIAKEIEGVVRYQQVLPTEPDHAEFDGLAELYFEDLEDLHAALGSPGSRDYDPTKEVAAKAREDVDNFLAVEERPRFIGEEIVQKDEVDGDTDDLYKHSAFLVRQEGMTHEEFVDYWQENHTPIAREIEGVVKYNTILPTDPENAEFDGVAELYFEDLEKLYDALGSEGSRDYDPEKGKAKEAREDVDNFLAIDERPRFIGQERLVKDDR from the coding sequence ATGTACAAGCACGTCGCCTTACTCGTCCGTCAGGACGGCATGTCCCACGAGGAGTTCGTCGACTACTGGCAGGAGAACCACACCCCGATTGCGAAGGAGATCGAGGGCGTGGTCCGATACCAGCAGGTCCTCCCCACAGAGCCGGACCACGCCGAGTTCGACGGGCTGGCGGAACTGTACTTCGAAGACCTCGAAGACCTCCACGCGGCGCTCGGCAGCCCCGGATCGCGGGATTACGACCCGACGAAGGAAGTCGCGGCGAAGGCCCGCGAGGACGTCGACAACTTCCTCGCCGTCGAGGAACGTCCCCGCTTCATCGGCGAGGAGATCGTCCAGAAAGACGAGGTCGACGGTGATACCGACGATCTGTACAAACACTCGGCGTTTCTCGTCCGCCAGGAGGGGATGACCCACGAGGAGTTCGTCGACTACTGGCAGGAGAACCACACTCCGATCGCCCGCGAGATAGAGGGCGTCGTGAAGTACAACACGATCCTCCCGACCGACCCCGAGAACGCGGAGTTCGACGGCGTCGCCGAACTGTACTTCGAGGACCTCGAGAAACTGTACGACGCACTCGGCAGCGAGGGCTCGCGAGATTACGATCCCGAGAAAGGGAAGGCAAAGGAGGCCCGCGAGGACGTCGACAACTTCCTCGCGATCGACGAGCGGCCGCGGTTTATCGGCCAGGAACGACTCGTCAAGGACGACCGCTGA